The sequence below is a genomic window from Desulfurobacterium atlanticum.
AAGTGTTCTAAAACAGAGTCTGCACATTCCAAACTCTCTTATGAAACCTCTTGGACGTCCACAGAGAGGACATCTGTTATACTTTCTAACCTTATATTTAGGTTCTCTCTGTGCTTTTACTATTAAAGCTTTTCTTGCCATTATGCCTCCTTTTTACTATTTCCTGAATGGAAAACCAAAAGCTTCAAGTAAAGCTTTCGCTTCTTCATCAGTTTCAGCTGTTGTAACAATAGTTATATTCATTCCTCTTATAGCGTCAACCTTATCGTAATCTATCTCAGGGAACACAACCTGCTCTGTTAGTCCAAAGTTGTAATTACCTCTTCCATCAAAAGACTTTGGAGACAATCCTTTAAAGTCTCTAACCCTTGGAAGAGCAACGGATATAAGCCTATCAAGAAAGTCATACATTCTATCCCCTCTAAGGGTCACTTTAGCACCGATAGGCATCCCTTTACGAAGTTTAAATCCAGCTTCAGACCTTTTCGCCCTCCTCACGGAAGGCTTCTGTCCTGTAATGAGCTCCAGGTCTCTCATAGCATTTTCAAGAGCTTTTATATTCTGAACAGCCTCACCAACACCCATATTAACAACAATCTTCTCTATTTTTGGAATTTCCATTACATTCTTGTAATTAAACTTCTTCTGCAGCGCAGGAACAACTTCCTTTTTGTAGTGCTCTTTTAATCTAGGTACATACTTCTTATCCATCTTACCTCCCTAAATTTAGCGGATTACCGACCCGCCGGTTTGCTGATCTCATCTATGGTAGCACCAGAACGCTTAGCATATCTGATTTTCTTACCATTCTCAAACTTAATTCCTACCCTTGTAGGTTTGCCATCTTTTGGATCTGCAAGCATAACATTACTTATATGAATAGGTGCCTCTTTCTCTATAATTCCACCTTCAGGATATTTCTGACTTGGTTTAAGGTGCTTTTTAACGATCCTAACACCCTCAACTATTACTCTTTCCTCTTCAGGTAAAACCTTTAAAACTTTACCAACTTTACCTTTATCTTTACCGGCAATAACAACTACTTTATCGCCGGCTTTTATTTTAAACTTCTTTTTAGCCATTAGAATCCTCCCTTAAATAACTTCCGGAGCAAGTGAAGCTATCTTTGTAAATCCTTTTTGTCTTGCCTCTCTGGCAACAGGCCCCAAAATACGTGTACCAAGAGGTTCACCCTGTTTATTGAGGATTACAACCGCATTATCGTCAAACTTTATATAAGTCCCATCTGGACGTCTTACCTCTTTTTTAGTTCTAACAACAACAGCCCTATAAACTTCTCCCTTTTTAGCCGTAGCATTTGGAATAGCATCCTTTACCGTTACAACTATAACATCTCCAAGAGAAGCATAGCGTCTTGTTGAACCACCTAAAACTCTTATACACTGAACTTTTTTTGCACCAGTGTTATCCGCAACATTTAAATATGTTTGAACCTGAATCATCGCTCTACTCCTTGTAGCAGGAATTTACTTAGCCAAGTTTCTTGGCCTTTTCAATAACCTCTATAACTCTCCATCTTTTACGCTTAGATAAGGGTCTGGTTTCCATTATTTTCACAACATCCCCTATCTGACACTGATTGCTCTCATCATGTGCCATATATTTCTTGGAAAACTTAACACGCTTACCGTAAACAGGATGTCTAAACTCCCTTGTAACACGAACAACTACAGTTTTATCCATCTTATCACTAACAACAACTCCAACTCTTACTTTTCTTCTATTAACTCTTGTTTCTGCCATTACTTCCTCCAGATTAGAGCTTCACCCCACGCTCTCTAAGGATAGTTAAAATACGGGCTATCTGCCTTCTCGTTTTCCTTATATCAGCAGTGCTTTCAAGTTGCCCGAAAGCGTTTTTAAATCTCATCTTAAGAAGAGATTCTTTAAGCTCGGCAACCATATTTCTAAGCTCTTCAGTGCTTTTAGCTCTTAAATCTTCTGTGTATTTTTTCATAGCTTACTCCTTCCTGGGAATTATGCTTCTTCCCTTTTAACAATTCTACATTTAATAGGAAGCTTAAAAATAGCAAGCCTTAAAGCTTCCATAGCAACACCTTCAGGAACACCTGCTATTTCAAACATAATTCTTCCAGGTTTTACAGGTGCAACCCAGGTTTCAACATTACCTTTACCTTTACCCATACGAGTTTCAAGAGGTTTTTTGGTGTAAGGTTTATCTGGAAAAATCCTTATCCAGACCTTACCACCTCTTTTCATCGTTCTCGTAATGGCAACCCTTGCAGCTTCTATCTGGTTTGTTGTAATGTATCCTGGCTCAAGTGCCTGAATACCGTAATCACCAAACGCAAGAGTATTTCCTCTATAAGATTTACCTTTGAGTCTTCCTCTATGCTGTTTTCTGAATTTGGTTCTTTTAGGCATCAACATGGTTACTCACCCCTTGCCATTTCTTCTTTAACTTCCTTCTCAAGTCTTTTGAGGATCTCCTCTGTCTCGTCTTTGTAAACATCACCCTTGTAAATCCACACTTTAACGCCAATAACACCATACTTAGTTTGGGCTACTGCCGTGCCATAATCTATATCTGCACGGATAGTTTGTAAAGGAACCCTTCCTTCTCTGTACCATTCTATCCTTGCCATATCGGCGCCACCAAGTCTTCCAGCACACTGAACTTTTATACCCTTCGCACCTGCTCTCATAGCATCAGCAATTACTCTTTTCATTGCACGCCTGAACGCCACACGGCGCTCTAGCTGAGCAGCAACATTTTCAGCAACAAGCTGAGCATTTAACTGAGGTGTCTTTACTTCCTCAATGTTTATGTGCACGGATTTTCCAGTCAATCCCTCAAGTATCCTTCTAAGTTCTTTAACTTGAGCTCCTTTTCTTGCTATGAGAAGTCCCGGCCTTGCCGCCCATATTCTAATGTTGATTTTATCAAGCGTCCTTTCAATATCTATTCTGGCTATACCTGCGTGATAATACTTCTGCTTGATAAGATTTCTAATCTTTAAATCTTCGTGGAGAAAGTTAACATACTTACCTTTCTCCTTGGCAACCCACTTGGATTCCCAATCCTTTGTTATTCCAAGCCTAAATCCTACTGGATGTACTTTCTGTCCCAAAGCTGACCCCCGTTATTTTGATTCTTTTGTACCTACCACCACTGTGATGTGGCAGGTTCTTCTTCTAATCATATTCGCTCTACCCATAGCACGAGGTTTAACTCTCTTCATTGTTGGCCCTTCATCAACATAAGCTTTCTTTACTACAAGAGAGTCCACATCAAGGCCTTTTTGCTCTGCATTAGCAATTGCACTCTTAAGCACTTTTTCAACAAGCTTTGCTGCCTTTCTCGGGCAGTTGGCAAGGATAGCAAGTGCCTCCTCTATATGTTTGCCCCTGATAAGATCAACAACAAGCCTCACTTTAGAGGCAGACATTCTTGCCTTTCTCCAGATAGCTCTTGCCTCATCCGGAGTTTTAAACCCTCTTTCACCTTCTTTATAGTAATCTCTGTTCTCAACAGCCATTTTCTACCTCTCCTTACTTCTTCTTGGCAACCTTTTGTCCCGCATGCCCTCTAAAAGTCCTGGTAAGTGCAAACTCTCCAAGCCTGTGTCCTATCATCTGCTCAGTTACATATACCGGAATGAACTTCTGTCCGTTGTAAACTGCAAATGTATGGCCTACAAATTCAGGAACGATAACACAGGCTCTATCCCAAACCTTTATAACCTTCTTTTCTCCAGACTCGTTAAGTGCTCTAACTTTCTTCAAAATTTTAGGGTTCACATAGGGACCCTTTTTAATTGAACGTCCCATCAAAAACCTCCGTTACTTAGTCCTGCGTTTGATTATAAACCTATCGGAGTACTTACGCTTAGGTCTTGTCTTGTATCCCTTAGTAGGCTGTCCCCACGGTGTAACAGGATGCTTACCAAAAGTTCTACCTTCACCACCACCGTGTGGGTGATCAACAGGGTTCATCGCTGTACCACGAACAGTAGGCCTTATACCAAGCCACCT
It includes:
- the rplV gene encoding 50S ribosomal protein L22, with amino-acid sequence MAVENRDYYKEGERGFKTPDEARAIWRKARMSASKVRLVVDLIRGKHIEEALAILANCPRKAAKLVEKVLKSAIANAEQKGLDVDSLVVKKAYVDEGPTMKRVKPRAMGRANMIRRRTCHITVVVGTKESK
- a CDS encoding type Z 30S ribosomal protein S14, with the translated sequence MARKALIVKAQREPKYKVRKYNRCPLCGRPRGFIREFGMCRLCFRTLALQGKIPGIKKASW
- the rplX gene encoding 50S ribosomal protein L24 yields the protein MAKKKFKIKAGDKVVVIAGKDKGKVGKVLKVLPEEERVIVEGVRIVKKHLKPSQKYPEGGIIEKEAPIHISNVMLADPKDGKPTRVGIKFENGKKIRYAKRSGATIDEISKPAGR
- the rpsC gene encoding 30S ribosomal protein S3, with the translated sequence MGQKVHPVGFRLGITKDWESKWVAKEKGKYVNFLHEDLKIRNLIKQKYYHAGIARIDIERTLDKINIRIWAARPGLLIARKGAQVKELRRILEGLTGKSVHINIEEVKTPQLNAQLVAENVAAQLERRVAFRRAMKRVIADAMRAGAKGIKVQCAGRLGGADMARIEWYREGRVPLQTIRADIDYGTAVAQTKYGVIGVKVWIYKGDVYKDETEEILKRLEKEVKEEMARGE
- the rpsQ gene encoding 30S ribosomal protein S17, which gives rise to MAETRVNRRKVRVGVVVSDKMDKTVVVRVTREFRHPVYGKRVKFSKKYMAHDESNQCQIGDVVKIMETRPLSKRKRWRVIEVIEKAKKLG
- the rpsS gene encoding 30S ribosomal protein S19 — encoded protein: MGRSIKKGPYVNPKILKKVRALNESGEKKVIKVWDRACVIVPEFVGHTFAVYNGQKFIPVYVTEQMIGHRLGEFALTRTFRGHAGQKVAKKK
- the rplP gene encoding 50S ribosomal protein L16 yields the protein MLMPKRTKFRKQHRGRLKGKSYRGNTLAFGDYGIQALEPGYITTNQIEAARVAITRTMKRGGKVWIRIFPDKPYTKKPLETRMGKGKGNVETWVAPVKPGRIMFEIAGVPEGVAMEALRLAIFKLPIKCRIVKREEA
- the rplE gene encoding 50S ribosomal protein L5, with product MDKKYVPRLKEHYKKEVVPALQKKFNYKNVMEIPKIEKIVVNMGVGEAVQNIKALENAMRDLELITGQKPSVRRAKRSEAGFKLRKGMPIGAKVTLRGDRMYDFLDRLISVALPRVRDFKGLSPKSFDGRGNYNFGLTEQVVFPEIDYDKVDAIRGMNITIVTTAETDEEAKALLEAFGFPFRK
- the rplN gene encoding 50S ribosomal protein L14, with the translated sequence MIQVQTYLNVADNTGAKKVQCIRVLGGSTRRYASLGDVIVVTVKDAIPNATAKKGEVYRAVVVRTKKEVRRPDGTYIKFDDNAVVILNKQGEPLGTRILGPVAREARQKGFTKIASLAPEVI
- the rpmC gene encoding 50S ribosomal protein L29 translates to MKKYTEDLRAKSTEELRNMVAELKESLLKMRFKNAFGQLESTADIRKTRRQIARILTILRERGVKL